In Rhizobium sp. WSM4643, the following are encoded in one genomic region:
- a CDS encoding Ig-like domain-containing protein: MTVLAKPVAVDDVSSASENDVISGNLLDIDLAGGSGNMFLNFFDGERVLAKTAGQVTDIEGEYGTFHVKADGSYTYTLNEAAKAGFVDGMMLTETIGYKISDGAGNTDFGHFKLDIHGVTSPPIAVDDAFSFHEGSEMARNVLANDHPGEAGTLFLRSVEGTSIPAGQGQGQTTDVAGEFGTFHFAGDGSFTYDLDPAVKAGLDDGEHVTEKLQYYKVSDGAGHADAGVITLTVDGVTDGKSLNTHHVEAQADVVRPFLDHYELQGVAIDPLTGKYYVSSGHGFPDGPMVSIYDNAAAFEADHASGAISLGDYDKGEYDIGGTYFSVRGGEIIGRTNEARGLEDPFPDQTYLAKWDAADGSSDRRGNPIPGLIGENWAGTFDWGGFTAVNTMQDSTGIYVVGRINDSTWQVSKIDPETLSPIESKTFAAGGLGYGFAVDGTFFFGDSSSSEHIGTAFDFETGVKTTVDVNIAIPGDDLITNVVYDSAVDNLYITNTGIDEISVVHNISDVLFV, encoded by the coding sequence ATGACAGTGCTTGCAAAACCTGTGGCGGTCGATGATGTCAGCAGCGCTTCCGAGAATGACGTGATCTCGGGCAATCTGCTGGATATTGATCTGGCCGGCGGCTCCGGCAACATGTTCCTCAACTTCTTCGATGGCGAGCGAGTTCTTGCCAAGACGGCCGGGCAGGTCACCGATATCGAGGGTGAATACGGCACGTTCCACGTCAAGGCCGACGGCTCTTACACCTATACGCTGAACGAGGCCGCCAAGGCGGGCTTCGTTGACGGAATGATGCTGACGGAGACGATCGGCTACAAGATTTCCGACGGCGCCGGCAATACCGATTTCGGCCATTTCAAGCTCGACATTCACGGAGTCACGAGCCCGCCGATCGCGGTCGACGACGCCTTCTCCTTCCACGAAGGAAGCGAGATGGCCCGCAACGTGCTTGCCAATGATCACCCGGGAGAGGCGGGCACGCTCTTCCTGCGTTCGGTCGAGGGCACCAGCATTCCTGCCGGTCAGGGGCAAGGGCAGACGACCGACGTGGCGGGTGAATTCGGCACCTTCCATTTCGCAGGCGATGGAAGCTTCACCTACGATCTCGACCCGGCCGTGAAGGCGGGCCTCGATGATGGCGAGCACGTCACCGAGAAACTCCAATATTACAAGGTCTCCGACGGCGCCGGTCACGCGGATGCCGGCGTGATCACTCTGACCGTCGACGGCGTGACGGACGGGAAGTCGTTGAACACCCATCATGTCGAGGCCCAGGCGGATGTGGTGCGCCCCTTCCTGGACCATTACGAACTCCAGGGGGTCGCGATCGATCCGCTAACTGGCAAGTATTACGTCAGTTCCGGCCATGGTTTCCCAGATGGTCCCATGGTGAGCATTTACGACAACGCCGCGGCATTTGAAGCCGACCATGCCAGCGGCGCCATCTCTCTCGGCGACTATGACAAGGGCGAATATGACATCGGCGGAACCTATTTTTCTGTCCGCGGCGGCGAGATCATCGGAAGAACCAACGAGGCGAGAGGCCTGGAGGATCCTTTCCCCGATCAGACCTATCTCGCAAAGTGGGATGCCGCAGACGGATCGTCCGATCGGCGGGGCAACCCAATCCCGGGCCTTATCGGCGAGAATTGGGCGGGTACGTTCGACTGGGGTGGATTCACGGCCGTCAATACGATGCAGGATTCGACCGGCATTTACGTCGTCGGCCGCATCAATGATTCCACCTGGCAGGTCTCCAAAATCGATCCCGAAACGCTGAGCCCGATCGAATCCAAGACCTTCGCCGCCGGCGGGCTCGGCTACGGCTTTGCCGTCGACGGCACGTTCTTCTTCGGCGATTCCTCCAGCAGCGAGCATATCGGCACGGCCTTCGACTTCGAAACCGGGGTCAAGACAACGGTTGACGTCAACATTGCCATACCGGGAGACGACTTGATCACCAACGTGGTCTATGACTCAGCGGTAGATAATCTCTACATCACCAACACCGGGATCGACGAAATTTCCGTGGTGCACAATATCTCGGACGTCCTGTTCGTCTAG